A genome region from Pyrenophora tritici-repentis strain M4 chromosome 9, whole genome shotgun sequence includes the following:
- a CDS encoding interferon-induced GTP-binding protein Mx: protein MPGSHENRSESDLEKLQNFHVSVSAEDLQLEEIIESAKDAMGIDDCSRVFSSDILRLELSGPEQPHLTLVDLPGLFQAGNRSQSDADSETVKSLVLSYMRSPRSIILAVVSAKNDFNNQSITKYSRQIDPQGLRTLGLITKPDTLDEGSDSERFYVELAQNKDVQFRLGWHVLRNRDYTSRDSSTEVRNKIEAQFFASGVWKSLPPNQVGVHSLKSRLSKILKDHIVAQLPDVLTQIKSGIQECTERLGKLGASRATAQEQRRYLLQVSQSFSTLVRAAIDGQYSDSFFGDASTLEGYQKRLRAVLQNTFIDFAEDMRKKGHTYTITDGDPTTLPSHISRSDYIAKVTRLLKRSRGRELPGTFDPLIVGQLFHEQREPWAKLVNQYLEIILRAVYFLAHTALAH, encoded by the coding sequence ATGCCGGGCTCTCATGAGAACCGCTCAGAAAGTGATCTGGAGAAGTTACAGAATTTTCACGTCTCAGTCTCCGCAGAAGATCTACAACTCGAGGAAATTATCGAATCGGCGAAGGATGCGATGGGAATAGACGATTGTAGTAGAGTCTTCAGCTCGGATATCCTTCGCCTAGAGCTGTCAGGTCCTGAGCAACCGCATCTTACCCTTGTTGATCTACCTGGCTTGTTCCAGGCCGGCAACCGCTCCCAATCAGATGCAGATAGCGAGACGGTCAAGTCTCTTGTACTCTCGTACATGCGTAGTCCACGAAGCATCATTCTTGCTGTTGTGTCCGCCAAGAATGACTTCAACAACCAATCAATCACGAAGTACTCACGCCAGATCGATCCACAGGGGTTGCGTACTCTCGGATTAATTACGAAGCCGGACACGCTGGATGAGGGCTCTGATAGCGAGCGTTTCTATGTCGAGTTGGCACAAAACAAGGACGTTCAGTTCCGATTGGGTTGGCACGTGCTTCGTAACAGGGATTATACCTCTAGGGACTCGTCTACAGAGGTGCGCAACAAAATTGAAGCCCAATTTTTTGCTTCGGGGGTCTGGAAATCACTTCCACCTAACCAAGTTGGAGTTCACAGTTTGAAGTCCAGGCTTAGCAAGATCCTCAAAGACCACATTGTGGCGCAGCTGCCTGATGTGCTTACACAGATCAAAAGCGGAATTCAAGAATGTACAGAGAGACTGGGAAAACTCGGCGCATCGCGAGCTACGGCGCAAGAGCAGCGACGATATCTCTTACAAGTCAGTCAATCCTTCAGTACCCTTGTCAGGGCTGCCATCGATGGGCAATACTCAGACTCTTTCTTCGGCGACGCCTCGACCCTAGAAGGCTACCAAAAGCGTTTGCGAGCTGTGCTTCAGAACACATTCATAGATTTTGCAGAAGATATGCGCAAGAAGGGTCATACGTATACAATCACTGACGGAGATCCTACCACGCTACCTTCTCACATATCTCGTTCAGACTACATCGCAAAAGTTACAAGACTTCTCAAACGTAGCAGAGGCCGGGAGCTGCCAGGAACGTTCGATCCGCTCATCGTTGGGCAACTCTTCCATGAACAACGTGAACCGTGGGCGAAGCTGGTCAATCAATATCTGGAGATTATCCTTCGTGCTGTTTACTTTCTGGCGCACACAGCTCTAGCAcactag